atacttaagtcgatagtgctgcactctggcggcaaaacttTGCAGTAAACcttgcagtaatactccttatTCAACATCTACACTACACTAATAGACAATTTTATTCTTTAGCCCGAGAAGAACATAAAAATTGTAATGGCTTGtaaattttactttaaaaatcgaACTAAATGGCTGAACTGTTCCACCTTATTTGATTTATAGCACTTTGGAGCAGgttcataaattatttttatgagaACAAACACTCAGGACCAAACGAATTGGCTTCAAATTATGAAaaaaggttttaaatttttaaggttTTTTCGCACTTTACCCGATGCAGTAGGTAGCGCCATATTTGGGGCTATAATTTGTGAAAACTGAAAAATGCCTTTCTTATCCATTTATGTTTCTTTACCCACTGCTTTAAAGTCTgacggacgatatcggcctgtcagttagaacaaaaagttgacagttcccaacaactgacagaccgatatcgtcaggcggactggtaatcagtgggccccttaaagcaAAACTGAAGAGACGTTTTCCACATTAACTACCTCCTTTCGCCTTCTAAAGAACAAATCATTGCTCCTTACAGTAGCACATGTACACGGATAATGACTTTACAAAATGTCATTTGCGCGGGTAATTTTGAAGGATAACGACTAGTAATGCAGTAATCTGCAGATCCTAAACGGCCACAGATGGCACGGCGCTCCTGAACGTACATATCACGGGTAcaccgatttattaaataaccgGACTTTTGCATTTACTCGCGTTAGGATCTttgcaagaaaatattgatataaaAGCACATTTTTGTAAAATGCTATGCAATTCATTCTaacatttaagagccaacaggagtggtcatttctccatacaaacgtactcgtctgtttcctccgtgggttttgaagcttgagcaatgattttttcaacacagattaatattgtcaatatctgtgtcggaccgttttgctttttttgatatttttgttttttaaggcgctagagcccttcaaaaatggccaaaatggcctaattgagtATGCcgtaatgagaggcgtggtattcaaaactgatatcaattagccaaaaaagcaacacggtccgacacagataatttcataatcatttagatttccaaatttggttacgattggttaagttttggaggaggaaacagtcgagtacgaaacctcgatttttgagatttttacgcaggatttttcgccttgtccttatcgcacttgttttaggagccgcttccgttagcgagacgggtatatttacctaaaatatttaaatctcagctcctgtttcgtcttaacgtGTCACCCCGTTTCCGACTGCGGGCAGCAACCGcacatgtaattttattattacggTGGTATAAGTAAAAGGTTCGGAAATCACAGGAGACACGACCCAACCGCACGGCTACAAatccatagattagtatatgttattacgACAAATCATCCCATATCTATACTTGTATGTTCCTGTAAAAAGCGTTTTAGTTAGAAAGCGTTTTCCCCAGTTATTTAAGTTAAAATTATATCTTGAAACAACCAAGGAGAATTAAATCACACCACACCAAAGataattaaatcactacgttgaAACAATTAACTTGGtaaaaattagttttaaatgGGATTTTTTAGTCTGAACTAGTTTTCGCAATGGGATTTTAGTGGAAAGTAGTTTTGAcggttttttttagttattaGTAACTAGATTAGCTAAAGCTAGTTTTTACAATTGTTCAAAAACTACGCGTATTGTACGCTCATTCTGTAATAGTATTATGCAATAAAGCGGTTCAGAACCGACCCTGCATTATTCAACCCTCGTGGGCAACACACATTACTTTAATAGCGCCTTTATAACAcccacataatataaaaacatttaaagcacataatatttacaataacgCGAAAGTCTTAATTATGAAGGTTGGTTGGTAAGATCCCGGATATTTGTGCCAGATTTGTGCTCGATTAATAAAATCATGATCGGTTAGGTTATGTGTTgtaatgttgttgttgttggttTTCGCCGCTTTTACAATTAAAACATGACAGtttatttgttgttgtttgattattttataacttatagttacaccttgtataattaaaaataaaaatcgtctATTTCGGACGATTGAATCCATAGAGTGTTAGTTACAAACTTACACTAgacttaaattactatgttattaggtacctaaactaaGATGGTGGGGGGTCCAGTGCCTAACTATTGCACTATCACATCTCCCTGGCCTCCCTGCCACAACGGCTAGGACGTCGGCCGAACATCCCGACGCGCTGCAGTATCGCGGCAGCAATTTGCAGCAATTTTACTAGACACAAATCGGGTGTATTACTACTAGACATAATAAAGGTAGTGCGCGGCAAGATGCCTCGAAATGGACGCTCTTCATCAACCGCGCATGCGGCGGTcgccatttttaatttattattaaatatattgtcAAAACGGCCATTGCTTGTTAGTGTTCTTTATTATTCTGCAGTTAGCTTGTAAACATGTCGGGACCATTAACAGGGTGAGACGCATTGTCGCGTGACTGGAAATAAAAGGGTCTAGCAGGCTAAGCGAACAAGAAGTGCCCCCAACGACGGATTTTGTCGATATTTCTGGTAGTGTACTGTTAGGTCCTAAGGACCCTCCATGCTTAACATCAGACCTCGATTCTCTTTTGTTTGCGAGTTAATCAGAATAACGTAAAATAATTAGGGTATCATTGAAAGTgtcatattttataaacgatTCAAGTTACATGTAccaaacaaaattatatttgataacaataaaaaaaactacaaaatgcATATTTTTTACCAGCATCCTCCTCTGTCCTTAAACTTcattgcaaaaaataaaaatatttttttccttccaattttttttttacttttcgcgGAGGTATACCTCCAAAAAAAATATGCATGAGTAGCCACTAATTCCCACTACatacacatataaaaatatttgcacaAATGTTCGTGCTTCATGTCAAAAAAACGATTCTCCAAAAACGATTCTCCAATAAGTAGTCACTGGCATTATATGTACAGGTAGAAGTACCAGTGCAGTTTGAAGATTAGTGTGTAGGTATACAaatttttattacaatgtatccGTTTGcaagttattattaattaaggCTAAAGTAAGTTCTTTTACATTTCAgctaaataattacaaactggCACTGTTGACTTTAAAGCTACCTAGACACATACAAGCGGACCTTTTCTTTGAAACCTTGGAAGAGGTCGAAGTGTATTTACCAGATGAATGCATGTTCTTACATTGTGTATGCAAAACCTGTAAAAGATCCTTTGCCTCTGTAAATAGTCAATTCCAGCTTTTAGCTGATTTATACTGCCGTTTATGCACAGGTCCACTGtttgatataataaataattagaaaaGAGTACTGTTACCTTATTTTTTAAAGAGAGTCCCATTTATGGCAAAAGTGACCCTATTATGATCGTTGATGCACTCCAAATAGCTTTATTAGAAGATACACACTAATCTTCAAACTGCACTGGTACTTCTATCTGTACATATAATGCCAGTGACTACTTATTGGAGAATCGTTTTTTTGACATGAAGCACGAACATTtgtgcaaatatttttatatgtgtatGTAGTGGGAATTAGTGGCTACTCATGCATATTTTTTTTGGAGGTGTACCTCcgcgaaaagtaaaaaaaaaattggaaggaaaaaaatattgttattttttgcaATGAAGTTTAAGGACAGGATGCTGGTAAAAAGTATGCAttttgtagtttttagggttccgtagccaaatggcaaaaaacggaacccttatagattcgtcatgtctgtctgtctgtctgtctgtccgtctgtccgtctgtctgtccgtccgtatgtcacagccacttttctccgaaactataagaactatactgttgaaacttggtaagtagatgtattctgtgaaccgcattaagattttcacacaaaaatagaaaaaaaacaaaaaattttggggttccctatacttcgaactgaaactcaaaaatttttttttcatcaaacccatacgtgtggggtatctatggataggtcttcaaaaatgatatttaggtttctaatatcatttttttctaaactgaatagtttgcgcgagagacacttccagtggtaaaatgtgtgtccccccccctgtaacttctaaaataagagaatgataaaactaaaaaaaatatatgatgtacattaccatgtaaacttccaccgaaaattggtttgaatgagatctagtaagtagttttttttatacgtcataaatcgcctaaatacggaacccttcatgggcgagtccgactcgcacttggccgcttttttttattgttatcaaatataattttgtttagTTCATGTAACTTGAatcgtttataaaatatgagACTTTCAATGATACCCTAATTATTTTACGTTATCCTGAATAACTCGCAAACAAAAGAGAATCGAGGTCTGATGTTAAGCATGGAGGGTCCTTAGGACCTAACAGTACACTACCAGAAATATCGACAAAATCCGTCGTTGGGGGCACTTCTTGTTCGCTTAGCCTGCTAGACCCTTTCTTCATCTATGATCTTAACTTTTCCGAAAGagtgttaaccttttggacgctaataagcgatatatccgcaccgtaggttcaacgccaaataccgattaatcggtcacggAACTCAcggaccacagagcaacatagacgtgcatatgcataaagttcaatttcagttttgacacttcggtgacgtggcgtcagcgtgacagcttttgtgtttgacacggcgtcgaaaagattAACATATTTACGCGAGATCACATCAATAACATATTGTCTCACCGTCTAACGACATTATTGTATACAGCTGTGATTGTCATGGTCGGAGCAACCATGTCAGACCATGACCATGACAGTCATCGGAGTTAAAACAATACTTCACCCATTTCAAGGCCTTGAGTGTCGACTGCCTACCCTCCAACAAAGTCAAGTTAAATATACAACCAAACTCCGAGAAGTTAGTGTAAGATCAACAATCGTTCTTCTCGTTAATTTGGCATTATTGTTCTTTAGACTAAAATCTAGAGTTCGTAATTAAGGcaaagttttgtttttgtaaatattaattaatcaaGGGTTGCCTATTTGTAGCATGGGTTTACACGCGGATTCTATATTTCGTAGATCGCTGGACCAAAACGCTTAAAGGATTCACAAAACATCACAAACTGTACACCGGTAAGAACGTAAGCCTATCATGTATCAGGTCTAAAGTTGACAAGAGCAAACGTTCTACTACAACATGACTACGAGACAAAGAGTAGAGATATAAACTTATATACAGTAATAAGAAACCGCTGCACTAGCGTCTCCCGGCCGTTGGCGTCTATACTTTCCGCAAAACTAGGTGGCGAGTCAGGTCATAATGCCACCTCTTTCACTCTTGGGTTGTCTTTAAGGGTAAAAGAGATAGCATTATGATCTCAGTGGCCAGTTAGTATTACGGCAAGaatagtcagcgctatggctGCTGGCGTTGCTGCGCCGTTACCTACCCCGACATTGCGTCTTGTAGCGCTGACTGGATGCTGACGCCCGAGAGACATGCTCGTGTGGGGATCACTAAAAATGCACTGTTTGGATCTACTTATTATCTCTTTCAAACATAAATTTGTGTTGAGTTCAACATCATAAGTTATAGGGTAAGTTGTAAtacaatttgaatttgaatcgaCTAAtttttttctgatatttaaatgaAAGTGTTAGTTTTGTACTGTAAAAATTCAAGTACCTATCCAATAGTCTTCCCTCGCAGATGCAGGTAGCAAGTGACACACTTTCAAACTTGCATTAACAtggaacaaaattataatattttcccTAGTGAATTTGGCAAATTCAATAAATCAGGAGACCCAGTCGCCACCTGTCGCTTGCGGCATTTATTAAAAAAGTTCCTATTGTTCTGAAAGGAATCTAATTCGCGGATTTTGACCTTGCGGTAAGAATTAATCTCAACTCATTAATTCAGGGCTCAAGTCCATAATGACTCATTTGAGGATACTTCAGGAGGCGGTtggttaagaggccggtatcgattttagtcgcaaaaatgtaaaattgagatAGATTTAGTCAATGaatgtacaccttttgttactcTTATTTGCTTTTTGAAGCACAGAGGTGCCCGGTTACGGTTTTCAATGCGAGGCAGTTATTTTAAAGTGAAATGATTTGCACGAGGCACGTAGTTATAACCAAACAATCCTTTGCTTGTGTTTACTGCAAGGGTAAATAATAacttatttaattcattatGGTTATTTCTATTCATTCGTGAAACAAAATTAACAAACGGTTTGTATTTCATATAAAATACTGaagctaaaattaaaaataaatataaaatttgtagTTAAAATTTTTCTTGTGACTTAATCTATCTACGTTTACGTATAAGTACGGTACCTGACCCATGTAAGGCCcgccttatttattttaaatacaaaaataaaatattaattaaaccatttattgaattattttCTATATAGGTAACTCCACTTTAGAAAAAAATCGACCGTATTCATTAGTTCTTTGTGTTCTATTTAAGAGTCATCAAAAGTGACCCTTTCTACGGTAACGTATGAAATAATAACAATTTCTTTCATAACACCGCAACAATATAAAATTACGATTTCACCTGAATGCATAACATAGGTATTGTCGTAGGTATATGACAAAGCAAACAAATACATTTCTAACAATACTGTTTGTTACTTGAAACATATTTTTCCCTTAATTATGGGTCTTTTATAACTTTAATTCAGTACACATATTATCAAGAGGAGGGTTCTGCTTAAGTAGTAGCCACATCCCGCATAGGTAACATAGTAGATTGTACATGTAaaacaagggcataaagtgacccatttttaacCGAGGCAATTTTTTGTTCTGAGCGAAGCGAAGACCAAAATAGTCGACGAGGTCGTCAGAACGTCTTAAAAGTCTCGTATCTAGGAcatgaaacaaacaaaaaacatttaataGAACAGATTATTTTATGGCCATCGTTGCCATGGAGGCGATTGTCACAAAAAAAACATCATTGTCAAATCAAACTCAAAATTTTATAACACCGTATTTATTGTACTACATACAATgtactacatacatacaaacaaatttTCATATGCCAtcagtggcctattttataaagctacaagttacaatttacaagcagaagtctctttctaaccctatgtgttagaacgagacttccgcttgtaaatagtaacttgtagctttataaaataggccactggCCATCACAGTCGCTGAGAactttacaataaaattcagaAAAAACCATGGCGGGTAAATTCCCAACCTGCTGCGTGTATTGTGTTTCGTTGTCAATTGTGTGTTATTCCAGCCGTGTATGATACTTTATTGACATCAAACGTCAAGTTAAAAGTAATCTGTTTTcgagtattaataaataaatatatcaagtacggctaccatcagtttggcactgatataaactccatcgagaacgtaatttactttctatacatcttgctcgtactcgcatattagtgcaaacgagatgtataaaaagtaaattacgttctcgatagcgtaaatgtcagttttgacactttcagtgactcatggtacgggctctgaagcCTTTCTTCAAAGTCGAAGTTTACGTTCGCAACATAGACGCTATTTTGTGATGTGAGTGAGTGCATGTTTAACTGTTTTGCAATGCCGCATTGTTGTCCATTTGGATTGTtaaacattatgtaaatagaaaataaagtagTGAAAAATCGACTAATCTTTACTTTTCCATTTTATACTCGTCTTATTATTTACTTCAGTATTTAACTAGCTATAAAGTTGCTTGTTAATAATGGAAAAGGAAATTAGTTTTGATGTGACTCATGTGACCCATCAAACCATTGATTAGTGTTAAAGTGCGAGTTCATTCTATCTGCTACTTAGTTTGCGTTtagttgaccgaagcgtagcgaaggtctacgttttgactctggcattttgcttttgtatgtccggatgttctcctctacaggtcacaattctcaaccgattcttgtgaaattttgtgaccagattctatgagtaaataaaaaatttttgtcgatcccgtttttggaaattttcaaaaatggaggagttgtgatacctcgcgcttaaacaaatagtcgtatcgatatcataagagtattttctttttgagacatatttacatagtaaatggtaaaaaatgcagaaaaattgtattgctggtttaggcggtatttagatatttagtttgtactcgagaatgagtagccgaatttcgtcagcttagctaagaactatcatggcgcattttgtaaacaatcgctttttttgtttgcacacagaaagtctgggttcgatccccagtaagacatagctttttatattttttcttttcacttaaacttcgtatgttttttaaataaattaaaatctttgtattgttgattgatcaaaccgctgtgtggcgctgtcatcgtgcatggtcccaataagctatgctcgcgaggtctacagctcacagagccactagttagtAGCATATGTAATAACTCGCACTAAACATTAATCAGTAAATCATAAACCAAAAGTAAACTTAAACGTTTCTTTCAATGTAACCCAATTTACTCAATCAATGAATTTAcagataaaatgaaaaataatggttttcttatataaaataattctaagCATACTTTTATTTACACTATGAAATTGACGTACCTATTTGATCATTTACTATGTTAATGAtacattttgatttttatacTTGGCCGAATAAAGAAACTTGAAAAGTGTATAAAcagtgtaggtaagtaggtagggggtgtcccccccccctccgATATTGACGTTGATGTTTCCTGTTAAGAATGCGGCGCTTCCAAATGGATGCATAAAACTTCTACGAGAGGGCTCTCTTTGTCCTATATATTATCTCTCTCTGGCTCTCTTTGGACAACAACATAGCGGATGAAATGGAGAAAAACACGTAGACATGAAATATAGATGGACAGAAATAAGTAAGTTCTAAGATTGAAGTAAGTAGTAATACTAATTAAGACGAGATTGTGGAATTAAAATTTCGTATTAAGTTCctgttatatgtataaaaatctATTGCTGTTCGTCATATCGTTCATATTCTTCTATCattctcactgagcgtaagcgtgcgCAAGATCTCGCGTGCGTGTGCCCGGGACCGCGGATatcatatttttgaaatttgttgGATCTTCCTATGAATAGATCAAATTAATAACTAGAGGATTATTCCAAGGAGGCTTGTTCTGATTGAAatgttattacaatacaagtatTATTATGTGTTTGCGTGTTCCAATATCACATACGGTTTTTATACttcatggaaaaaaaatctgagAAATATAgaaatcttcttcttcttcctgctAGACCTGTTCCCaattacttggggtcggccttcCTTGTCCTCAATTTCCATCTAGCGCGGTCTTGCGCTACGTCTTTATTTAAATGAGCTTCTTTTAGGTCTTTTTCAAGGTCGTCCACCAGGTGGTAGGTGGTCTGCCTGAGTTGCGTGTAGTGGTTGGCAGTTTTAGGGCAAGCTACACCATATGGTCTTCTGAACGCCTTTGGACGTGACCATACCATCTTAAGCGTTTCTCCTTGACCTTTTCGACAATCGGGGCAATCTTGAAACTTCCTCTTACATACTGATTTCGGATTCTATCCAGTAGTGTGACACCGGCTGACCAATATAGAAATGTctgtaaaaaacatttaaaaaaagttgataTAAACTGCTGCacgcataattatgtaagtactacgaagaacaaaatattaatttttgtttgaataTTGAGCTTGCGGTGtatatagacagagagaatataGATTACTGCTAGCTGCTAGTGAACCCTAACAAAAGGTACCTACGTCCTTTTATAACCTTTAAACGTGTGGTGTCTTttgcacaaataaaaataacgaaaaACAACGTGAAAGTATAAATATTGTAGCAAAAAGTATTCTACAATAGTTCTTCCCAACCATCCACGACATGAAGCTCTTAGCaggtaagttaaaaaaaatgtttttttcaactTACCtgcataatatttataattttgattGTATAATTTTGTGTCCAAGTTGAAGTAGGTTCCTACCTACTTAGGCGAtataatttgaattttttgcctatttaaaCAAAAGTGCGTATAAAAGACGCTACAATACAGCTATATACGTAGGTTTATACTCGTAATTTATTTACGGTATTTTAGAAAATGTCGGTTATAACAACAGCCAAATAAACTCAAActacacatacacatacatttTCCTTTAGGTATTTTGGTGTTGGTTGCCAACCTGGTTGCTGCGTTCGCAGCGGGAACTGTCGTGCCCACTCCATCATGCAATTGTCCACTAATCATTTCCACCGTCTGCGGCACGAACGGTCGGACCTTCAGGAATACCTGTTTTCTCGAATGCGCAAGCAAGCAAAATACAAACAGCGGTCGACCACCAATTTACGTCCAGAAGTACGGCGTATGTGCCGTAGAAAAATGTGATTGTCCAGCTGATCTAAGACCAGTTTGCGCTAGCGATGGAAATACTTACAACAATGTGTGCACATTGCGGTGTCAAAATGGCATACGGTTTGCTGTAGGACAACCGCCCTTAACAAAACTTTACGACGGGCCTTGTAAAGACTGCAGTTGTCCAAAGAACTATGACCCAGTATGTGGAAGCGATGGAAAGACCTACGGAAATTTATGTATACTAAAATGCGAGAACAAAAGACGCTGGTACCAACATCTCCCACCGCTGACGTACACCAAAGGCGAATGCGGTTGCATCTGTCCATACAATTGGAAGCCTGTGTGTGCCAGCGACTTCAAAACGTATCCTAACGAGTGTGCTTTGGATTGTGAGAATCGGCGCCGCGCTCACGCTGGTTTACCACCACTGTATATAATCCAGTATGGGGAATGTGGCTGCAATTGTAATTACAACTTCAAGCTCGAAGTCTGCGGCTCTGACGGACGCACATACTATAACATCTGCTTCTTCAACTGCGCCAATTTCTATCTTATTCGCAACGGCAAGCCAGCTATCACCATTATTAAGAATGGCCCTTGCTAAATGTCATTACGAGTAGATtatatgtagttttaattttttaagttgACTATGAGAGCTCATAGTCCTAAACGGTCAGCcttaaaaatttcaactataccagaaaattaattaatttgtgtTTTAGGCTTTGCAGGTTTCGAaaagtaagaaaaataaaatatttatttctaaattcaaaacgttactttcatttaaaatataatctCATGTTAATCCTTTGAACGCCTAGGATTCCCGTGAACGCGCACGGAAAGCCGTACTAAGCGTCATCACGTATTATGTGTTAACGTGAATGGGTGATTCTTAAATTGtccagaattttttttttcataaaggtttttatttatgacttattgttacatatatcaaaataacatacaaaaagcaattttttgatgcatatggtcaagcttaatacccgcaggaaaggtaaataaaattagtacataAACACGGTTGTGACAAAGTGTACCTCAGTCGTAACATTTCAGCATTTTGGCGGCGAACTCCActattttaaattacataattattttaacatagcctAAGTTACTACCATGACTACGACAAACATAGTGACAGCTTATATGTTGAAATCCGTCAAACTATAaaggcttttttttttcaaactataaAGGCTGTAGAGCCTGACAAAGAAGTGGACACACATCAACATACATACACGCGAAAATGGCAGTCAGGCAATAATACCAAATGATCTATAGCTAATAAAAATCCATTTCTAATATAAATAACCTCGTAATTAatcttacgaattaaaaatttcacGACCACGTGTCTATGTGTCACAAACGTGGACTCAAAAATCTGTGGCGGTGACAGATTTTTTAGGCCACGGTCGTGACAATTTGGAACATGTTCGGTATTACCTAAAAATTACCTTTGACtttgcaaatgttaaataattagcGTAATCTGCAATGTATGACGTATTTCTTATGTTACAAACAATAACGTGAAATtggtacttatttttaaatttcaaacatGGCGGTGATACGTTAAGGTTAACcatttttacaaattaacacaaataATTTTCGTCAAAACTTCTCTCATCAGTCATTTGCAAATCTGAcaacaacacagtgttgctgttcttaaaaaactttaaataggctgccagtagtaaagataattttctaCCGAGTACCGCATGTTTATATTACCACGCGCGGCGGTGACACGAAAACTGatcacaaaatgtatgttggttaaaattatataaagtcATTATATATCCATtcaatttttaaacagtgttgtagaacagagattagtgttttatatttgatataaattcTTGCAAAATcacgtaatatttaaaaaaataaataaaatatcataaaatCCGGGGAAGTCACACTACACGGTCCGTGTCATTTTGaacttgtaattttatttaaatatgtttttaatactCTTAGGACAATAAATTTAGGTTGACATAAAACTATAGGTAAATTGCTAAGTGTATTGATATAGACGTaacttattttcttaaaaatacacGCTATTCTTACGTGTAACACAAAAAAGAcgtaagaataagaattacccgaatacgttaagaagtaataaataaatgctgTAATAAATAGCTCTAAAATATGCTTCTGCAATTTTATTTTAGCTAAGTTATTCACTACttccaagtttttttttaattttaaatgttttcaattGATTATATTCACTCAAAAGCTCAATTAAAATACAGATTAGTTTCGTACTAATTTTGTTCTGTCCGAAAGTTTTATACGTGCTTgtgattttttttcatacaGTTGTTAGTCTTTTACATATAACTATCAAAGCTTTTAGAATTATCACCACATTATCACaagtactttttttataataaattatacagggtgtcccaagaagtagtgatatactgaagctggaaggtagaggacctagagggctatctgaatcacccccatgtatgttccgcgatttttcgtattttcggagttatgattttttttaatttttcacctatcgccgagtacgatgagatttttatgtatggtgacgtgaattattgcggtagatgct
The sequence above is a segment of the Cydia amplana chromosome 2, ilCydAmpl1.1, whole genome shotgun sequence genome. Coding sequences within it:
- the LOC134655488 gene encoding serine protease inhibitor dipetalogastin-like translates to MKLLAGILVLVANLVAAFAAGTVVPTPSCNCPLIISTVCGTNGRTFRNTCFLECASKQNTNSGRPPIYVQKYGVCAVEKCDCPADLRPVCASDGNTYNNVCTLRCQNGIRFAVGQPPLTKLYDGPCKDCSCPKNYDPVCGSDGKTYGNLCILKCENKRRWYQHLPPLTYTKGECGCICPYNWKPVCASDFKTYPNECALDCENRRRAHAGLPPLYIIQYGECGCNCNYNFKLEVCGSDGRTYYNICFFNCANFYLIRNGKPAITIIKNGPC